One Salvia splendens isolate huo1 chromosome 22, SspV2, whole genome shotgun sequence DNA segment encodes these proteins:
- the LOC121786938 gene encoding uncharacterized protein LOC121786938 has product MASSSSSSPFLMLPVADENTEKIQHLSFYNFKNNKPYNLKLPPTLKNTQFQCIGSSKGWLAFLDQTLKNPFLFNPFSQTLIHLPQNHPDITKLILSQDPSLRPHTYSAIAIQTPLLSTKLSYSRNRDATWHALPNQSNTYYDAICCDATNTLFALAPGLQVESWNLNDDSPTKSTIIRPSYPRSLRLAKEAFPRDLYSSQLYLALASGGDIIVAVRYVGEFVRYDGEAVYEGDTLTDYMAAPLVCPYRTMGFRVLRADVSGGEWADVEGLGDYAMFLGGNETAVVPAVGLMKNAIYFTDDYWERIDEDYSYGGHDFGVFCMEDSRFEEVLDLEMDKINPPPFWITLPSSP; this is encoded by the coding sequence AtggcttcttcttcgtcttcgtCCCCATTCCTCATGCTTCCCGTTGCTGACGAAAACACCGAAAAAATCCAACACCTCTCCTTCTACAACTTCAAAAACAACAAACCCTACAACCTCAAACTCCCACCAACCCTCAAAAACACACAATTCCAATGCATTGGTTCATCCAAAGGTTGGCTTGCTTTTTTGGACCAAACCCTAAAAAACCCTTTCCTCTTCAACCCCTTCTCCCAAACCCTAATCCACCTCCCCCAAAACCACCCCGACATCACCAAACTCATCCTCTCCCAAGACCCCTCCCTCCGCCCCCACACCTACTCCGCCATCGCAATCCAAACACCCCTCCTTTCCACCAAGCTCTCCTACTCACGCAACCGCGATGCCACGTGGCATGCCCTCCCCAACCAGAGCAACACCTACTACGACGCCATATGCTGCGATGCAACAAACACCCTCTTCGCCCTAGCCCCCGGTTTGCAAGTCGAGTCGTGGAACTTGAACGATGATTCTCCTACAAAGAGCACGATAATTAGGCCTTCTTATCCGAGATCGTTGCGCCTCGCGAAGGAGGCCTTCCCGCGTGATCTCTACTCGTCTCAATTGTACCTCGCGCTCGCCTCCGGAGGCGATATAATCGTGGCGGTGAGGTACGTTGGGGAGTTCGTGAGGTACGACGGGGAGGCGGTGTACGAGGGGGACACGCTGACGGACTACATGGCGGCGCCGCTGGTGTGTCCGTACAGGACCATGGGGTTTCGGGTGCTTAGGGCTGACGTCAGCGGAGGGGAGTGGGCTGACGTGGAGGGTTTGGGGGATTACGCGATGTTTTTGGGCGGGAATGAGACGGCGGTGGTGCCGGCGGTGGGATTGATGAAGAATGCGATTTATTTCACGGATGATTATTGGGAGAGGATTGATGAGGATTATAGCTATGGAGGCCATGATTTTGGGGTTTTCTGCATGGAGGATTCGAGATTTGAAGAGGTTCTTGATTTAGAGATGGACAAGATCAATCCCCCGCCGTTTTGGATCACTCTCCCTTCTTCGCCATGA
- the LOC121786365 gene encoding cytochrome P450 94C1-like, translated as MDSSIILFFSLALVIILYISIITRLSRGWCSCTICQSYVDSRWRSRFTNLCDWYTHLLQSSPSQTVHIHVINNVITANPVNVEYILQTRFHNFPKGKPFSSLLADFLGRGIFNADGDTWRFQRKMAGLELARASLRAYALEVVDREIHRRLIPVMDSVSRERGVLDLQDVFRRFSFDCICRFSFGVDPACLELSLPLSDFAASFDVASRLSAERAMAVSPLVWRAKRWLDVGSERQLRRAVADIDALAKEVIRQRRRFGFSGRRDLLSRFMESVSDETYLRDIIVNFLLAGRDTVGSALTSFFWLAARHPEVGAAILEEADRVIGVGNTKITGYEEMRGLHYLRAAVHESMRMYPPVQFDSKFCLEDDVLPNGSPVKKGTRVTYHPYAMGRIEEIWGPDWADFKPERWLRDKLFCQENPYKYPVFQGGVRVCLGKEMALLEVESVALTLLREYRVELIDYCPVPVFSPGLTATYRDGLPVLVHRR; from the coding sequence ATGGATTCCTCAATCATATTGTTCTTCTCTTTAGCTCTCGTAATTATCCTATACATTTCCATAATCACGAGACTAAGTAGAGGTTGGTGCAGCTGCACCATCTGCCAATCCTACGTCGACTCGCGGTGGCGCAGCCGGTTCACGAACCTCTGCGACTGGTACACCCATCTCCTCCAATCCTCGCCGTCGCAAACCGTCCACATCCACGTCATCAACAACGTCATCACCGCCAACCCCGTCAACGTCGAGTACATCCTCCAAACCAGGTTCCACAACTTCCCCAAAGGGAAGCCCTTCTCCTCCCTCCTCGCCGATTTCCTAGGCCGCGGCATTTTCAACGCCGACGGCGACACGTGGCGCTTCCAGCGCAAGATGGCCGGCCTCGAGCTCGCACGCGCCTCCCTGCGCGCGTACGCCCTCGAGGTCGTCGATCGAGAGATCCACCGCCGGCTGATTCCAGTGATGGATTCGGTCTCTAGAGAGAGAGGGGTTTTGGATTTGCAGGATGTTTTCCGGAGATTCTCCTTTGATTGCATTTGTCGATTCTCCTTCGGGGTGGACCCCGCGTGCCTGGAGCTCTCGCTGCCGCTGTCGGACTTCGCGGCGTCGTTCGACGTTGCGTCGCGGCTGTCGGCCGAGCGGGCGATGGCGGTGTCGCCGCTCGTGTGGAGGGCCAAGCGGTGGCTGGACGTTGGGAGCGAGAGGCAGCTGCGTCGCGCGGTCGCGGATATCGATGCTCTGGCGAAGGAGGTGATCCGGCAGCGGCGGAGGTTCGGATTCTCCGGCCGGAGGGACCTTCTGTCGAGGTTCATGGAGAGTGTGAGCGACGAGACGTATCTGAGGGACATAATAGTCAACTTCCTACTGGCAGGGAGGGACACTGTGGGGTCCGCCCTGACCAGCTTTTTTTGGTTGGCAGCCCGCCACCCCGAGGTGGGGGCTGCTATACTGGAGGAGGCGGATAGGGTGATAGGAGTGGGGAATACGAAGATCACGGGCTACGAGGAGATGAGAGGGCTTCACTATCTTCGTGCGGCCGTCCATGAGAGCATGAGAATGTACCCACCAGTGCAATTCGATTCGAAATTTTGCCTAGAAGACGACGTTTTGCCTAATGGAAGCCCGGTGAAAAAGGGCACTAGGGTTACGTACCACCCTTACGCGATGGGGCGTATTGAGGAAATTTGGGGGCCGGATTGGGCGGATTTCAAGCCAGAGAGATGGTTGCGAGACAAGCTTTTTTGCCAAGAAAACCCTTATAAGTATCCGGTGTTTCAAGGCGGAGTTAGGGTTTGTCTAGGGAAAGAAATGGCGCTGCTAGAGGTGGAAAGCGTTGCACTCACCTTGTTAAGAGAGTATCGTGTCGAGCTAATCGACTACTGCCCGGTCCCAGTGTTCTCGCCCGGCCTCACAGCCACCTATCGTGACGGCTTGCCGGTCTTGGTGCATCGCCGGTGA
- the LOC121787709 gene encoding uncharacterized protein LOC121787709 — protein sequence MADGTTRKISASSARAHTRKPKSKSPLKSSGIFKKLLLVFFVGILAWAYQATKPPPPKICGSKDGPPVTSSRIQLKDGRYLAYNEFGVPKDNAKHKIVFVHGFDTCRHDVSAITAGLSPDIVESRGIYIVSFDRPGYGESDPNPSATLRSISSDIEELADQLALGSKFYIAGFSLGGEIVWTFLKYIPHRLAGAALVAPVVNYWWKGIPSNLTAEAYKQQLPQDQWALRVAHYVPWLNYWWNTQKLFPGLSLIVHSPKVLSRQDAELIPSIVSIRQDIMAQVRQQGEFESIHRDLAFAFGRWEFDPTEVRNPFPEGSGSVHLWQGDEDCLVPAILQREIVRRLPWINYHETGLRLQLKDGRHLAYKEFGVQKDNAKHKIVLVHGFGACRHDMSIITAGLSPDIVESRGIYIVSFDRPGYGESDPNPSATLRSISSDIEELADQLDLGSKFYVAGISLGGEIVWTCLKYIPHRLAGAALVEPVVNYWWKGIPSNLTAEAYKQLLPQDQWGLRVAHYAPWLNYWWNTQKLFPGVSVIALSPKIFSRQDEELIPRLRSIRQEFVAQVTQQGEFESIHRDLAFAFGKWEFDPTEVRNPFPEGEGSVHLWQGDEDRIVPVILQREIVRRLPWIHYHELRGVGHLFPLADGIADSVIQALVS from the exons ATGGCGGATGGAACAACCAGGAAAATCTCAGCTTCTTCTGCAAGAGCTCACACTCGCAAACCTAAATCCAAGTCTCCTTTAAAAAGTTCAG GGATCTTCAAGAAACTTCTATTGGTTTTCTTCGTGGGAATCTTGGCTTGGGCTTATCAGGCAACAAAGCCTCCCCCACCGAAGATCTGTGGCTCGAAAGATGGGCCTCCAGTTACATCTTCGAGAATACAGCTCAAGGATGGAAGGTACTTGGCCTACAATGAGTTTGGTGTGCCAAAGGATAATGCGAAGCACAAGATCGTGTTTGTCCATGGCTTCGATACTTGCAGGCATGACGTCTCTGCTATAACTGCAGGGCTCTCCCCG GATATTGTTGAAAGCCGAGGGATTTATATTGTTTCATTTGACCGACCTGGTTATGGAGAGAGTGATCCTAACCCTTCCGCAACACTTAGAAGCATTTCTTCTGACATCGAGGAGCTTGCTGATCAGTTGGCTTTGGGATCCAAATTTTACATTGCTGGATTCTCCTTGGGCGGGGAGATTGTGTGGACCTTCCTTAAGTACATTCCTCACAG GTTGGCAGGAGCAGCTCTGGTTGCACCAGTGGTGAACTATTGGTGGAAGGGTATTCCTTCGAACCTCACTGCAGAAGCATATAAGCAGCAGCTTCCTCAGGACCAATGGGCACTTCGTGTAGCTCACTATGTTCCGTGGCTTAACTACTGGTGGAACACCCAAAAGCTGTTTCCTGGTCTGAGTCTTATCGTTCACAGCCCGAAAGTTCTCTCTCGTCAAGATGCAGAACTAATACCAAGTATTGTCTCTATACGACAGGATATTATG GCACAGGTAAGGCAGCAGGGTGAGTTCGAGTCCATTCACCGTGATCTCGCATTCGCCTTTGGGAGGTGGGAATTCGACCCAACGGAGGTGAGAAACCCCTTTCCAGAAGGCTCAGGCTCAGTTCACCTATGGCAGGGTGATGAGGACTGCCTCGTCCCTGCCATACTGCAGCGTGAGATCGTCCGCCGGCTGCCATGGATTAACTACCACGAG ACGGGCCTTCGGTTACAGCTCAAGGATGGAAGGCACTTGGCCTACAAAGAATTTGGGGTACAAAAGGATAATGCAAAGCACAAGATAGTGTTAGTCCATGGCTTCGGTGCTTGCAGGCATGACATGTCTATTATAACTGCAGGGCTCTCCCCG GATATTGTTGAAAGCCGAGGGATTTATATTGTTTCGTTTGATAGACCTGGTTATGGAGAGAGTGATCCTAACCCTTCCGCAACACTTAGAAGCATTTCTTCTGACATAGAGGAGCTTGCTGATCAGTTGGATTTAGGATCCAAATTTTACGTTGCTGGAATCTCCTTGGGTGGGGAGATCGTGTGGACCTGCCTCAAGTACATTCCTCACAG GTTGGCAGGAGCAGCTCTGGTTGAACCAGTGGTGAATTATTGGTGGAAAGGTATTCCTTCGAACCTCACTGCAGAAGCATATAAGCAACTTCTTCCTCAGGACCAATGGGGGCTTCGTGTAGCTCACTATGCACCGTGGCTTAACTACTGGTGGAACACCCAAAAGCTGTTTCCTGGTGTGAGTGTTATCGCTCTCAGCCCCAAAATTTTCTCTCGTCAAGATGAAGAACTAATACCGAGGCTGCGCTCTATACGACAAGAGTTTGTG GCTCAGGTAACGCAGCAGGGTGAGTTCGAGTCTATTCACCGTGATCTGGCATTCGCctttgggaagtgggaattcGACCCAACGGAGGTGAGAAACCCCTTTCCTGAAGGCGAAGGCTCGGTTCACCTGTGGCAGGGTGATGAGGATCGCATCGTCCCTGTCATACTGCAGCGTGAGATCGTCCGCCGGCTGCCATGGATTCACTACCACGAGCTACGTGGCGTGGGCCACTTGTTTCCACTTGCTGATGGAATAGCTGATTCAGTCATACAAGCACTTGTTTCTTAA
- the LOC121786238 gene encoding protein ABSCISIC ACID-INSENSITIVE 5-like, whose translation MVTTDSEIEMDSPLESNEQQQPKNQSSGRQLSIYSLTLDEFQHTLSENGKNFGSMNMDEFLNSIWTAEENQAHAHAHGQGHAMNGAGTVPGQHFQLQENNGEGIAKQHSLPRQGSLSIPEPLCRKTVDEVWSEIHGSQHHGNGGHGHIPNPGTTTHKQATFGEMTLEDFLIRAGVVREQNFAMAPPQQQQTPFGMYQNTNHPAMGPGFTQRPVMAVGVAASGINSVSGYQPLQSGVGDTTGYGVGMKRGGGYAPQAPPPVGSYGGRVGNGSGGGFGGLGMGSPVSPLSDGMGANQVDGIEGMRGGRKRTLDGPVEKVVERRQRRMIKNRESAARSRARKQAYTVELEAELNQLKEENLHLKQALADLERKRKQQYYEEEEASQAQLQSKSYKANEKLRAMRRCLSCSY comes from the exons ATGGTAACAACAGATTCCGAGATAGAAATGGATTCACCTTTGGAATCAAATGAGCAGCAACAGCCTAAGAATCAGTCGTCGGGGCGGCAGTTGTCGATATACTCCCTCACGCTCGATGAGTTCCAACACACTCTCTCTGAGAATGGCAAGAATTTCGGATCTATGAACATGGATGAGTTCCTCAACAGCATATGGACCGCCGAGGAAAATCAAGCTCACGCGCACGCCCACGGCCAAGGACACGCTATGAATGGCGCTGGCACCGTCCCCGGCCAGCATTTTCAGCTGCAAGAAAACAATGGGGAGGGAATAGCCAAGCAGCATAGTTTGCCTAGGCAGGGCTCACTCAGCATTCCTGAGCCTCTGTGCAGGAAGACCGTAGACGAGGTGTGGTCCGAGATTCACGGGAGTCAGCACCACGGGAATGGCGGCCACGGCCATATTCCGAATCCCGGGACTACTACTCACAAACAGGCTACTTTTGGAGAGATGACACTCGAAGACTTCTTGATACGGGCCGGAGTTGTGAGGGAGCAGAATTTCGCGATGGCGCCACCTCAGCAACAGCAGACGCCTTTCGGAATGTACCAGAACACTAACCATCCCGCGATGGGGCCGGGATTCACCCAAAGGCCGGTGATGGCTGTTGGAGTTGCTGCTTCCGGGATCAACTCCGTTTCGGGTTATCAGCCACTACAGAGTGGTGTGGGAGATACAACTGGCTATGGAGTGGGGATGAAAAGGGGCGGTGGATATGCACCACAAGCCCCTCCTCCGGTGGGGAGCTACGGAGGGAGAGTGGGGAACGGAAGTGGAGGGGGGTTCGGGGGGCTGGGAATGGGGTCACCAGTCAGCCCATTGTCGGATGGAATGGGAGCGAACCAAGTTGATGGAATCGAGGGGATGAGAGGAGGGCGGAAGCGGACGTTAGATGGCCCGGTGGAGAAGGTCGTGGAGAGGCGGCAACGAAGAATGATCAAGAACAGGGAGTCTGCTGCAAGATCTAGAGCAAGGAAGCAG GCTTACACGGTCGAGCTCGAGGCCGAACTGAACCAGCTCAAAGAAGAGAATCTACACCTCAAGCAAGCTCTG GCTGATttagagaggaa